The genomic window CAACCTAGTAATAACTATCCTAAAGGAGCTTGGAATTGTCATACAAAAGACTTAGGTAGTTTCGGTGAACATGATATCACTGGCATTCCCATGCCTACTAGTTTAAGAGAAGACTATGCGGTATTGCTTGAACAACATATGCTTAAGCTAACAATAGGATCTTACTAAAACAATTTCAGTGAAAAGGGATATTTAAAGCTCTCTTAGGTTTTTGTGCTCTCCCCCTCGAAACCAGCAGTAAATGAAGTAAACCCTCATTTGCTTCATTCACTCACCACGTTTTTAAAGGGTTTCGATATAGGCATAGATATACATACAAGTGACTGAGCATAATGGATAAGATTTAGTAATTGGTTTTATGATCAATTTTTACGATAATTAATGTATAGCGCATTATTTCAACTTGGGATATAAAGTTGAAAACTTATTAATACATTGAAAAGTTTCATGTGAGTCAGCTTGGCTTAAAAGAGTTTCTTCAAGAAAAGATAAATCGAAGAAAAGGTATATAACAAGTTTCTGCACGCGGACTTTGATACAGTTGGTGAGCAAGGCGTCAAGGGAAAATTATGGAGCCATGTACAAATAAAGAGAAAAGGATGGGCTTGGATTTTGACAGCCCTGGAGTCGATGCTGACAATATCACTGCATTCGCGAAAACCTCAAGAATAATTGGTGTCGCTTTTGTTATTGTTTTTTTGCTTTGGGGGAATTTGTATGAGTGGTCTTATTATAAATCTCCATTTGAAGCATTTATTAAAATGTTAGGAAGTCAGCAAGGACATGATTGGTCAATTTTTTTAACAATAACAATCGGTATAGCGGGTTGGTTTTACCGTTTCTATGTTGGCGTTCGTGTTTGCTCTACTTTTCTTAAAGTCTTGGGTTTTTTAAAGAAATTGGTTCGCTCAATATGAACCTAAGAAGCCTAAGGATATTTTGTGGGAAATCATGCATGGGTTGAAAGAGATGATCTTATGATTTTCTTTTTATGCAAGTTTGGAGTTGAAAATTCGCCTTTATCTAAGCAAGAAATCGCTGATAAAATCGGTGTTTCATTAGGCAGTGTTAGCTATAGAATAGGAAACTTCAATGCCATTAACGGTGTTGGGAGTGCGACTAACTTCGCTAAATTATCGCTAAAAGTCCATGAGCAATATTCTAACTTTTCAATACAAAAACTAAAGGCCATTGCATTTACTTAACGCACGGACCATACATGCTTAGAAATTTAATATTTGTATTGTTAATAACTCTGCTTTTAAGTGGGCAATATTTATTCGCGAATAATTTAAAAAAAGATATTAATGTCATTTATAGTAAAGACTATCTTTTTGTGGATTATCATGACCCTGGATATTTAGGGACACAGAGCGGAGATAAGTTCTATTTTGGCTATAAAGGCTTTACATATGAGAAAATTTCAACTTGGGGTGCAGGTAGAAAAATAACTCTTAAATATTCATTGGACGATGGAACTTACTTAGAAGATATTATTTCTGGAACAAAAGTTTATGGTTATTTTCTAGTTTCAGGAGAACACCCTATTTCTATGATATCTTCTAGTTGTTTAAAATCCGAAAGCTCAATAATGGGGGGCGCTGGTTGTTTTCAAGATGAAGTAGATAATTGGTTGTTTGAAATTGATAGGGTTATGAAAAAGCTTCAACAGAAATACTCAAAAGTCGAGTATGAGTTGATAGTGCAAATGCATCAATCATGGCTTAAATACAAGAAGATTAGATATTTAGTTGGTAGCACTATTCATGCTAACGATAAAGGAACGATTACTACTATTGAAAGTGCCTCCAGAGCAAGTTCAGTTTTTTATAACCATGTTTCTTTTTTATTACAACTTGAATATGAATAGATTTTTATTTTTAAAAAAGTTATATTTTTGGATGAGCGCGGAGTAAGCATTGAATGTAATTTTACCGTTAATGAGCCGCTTAATGTCGATAGGTGGTCGCTTTTGTGTGGATAATAATTCAGATTCTGATCAATTATTTAATAATGGGTGTGGGGGGCCTAACTATGTCTATTATGCAGATAATAGAACATTAGAAGGAGGTGTTTCGGACTTTCCCCGAAGAACTCGAACTTCAATCGAGTATGACATTTCTTCCTTACTAAGCTATTCTATTTCTAACGCGACTTTGAAATTATACAACATAGTTTCTAAAGATTTGACTCTACCGGGACAGCCTGCTCCAAGCAGTGAGCTTTTAGGCTATTATGGTAACGGAGTAGTTACACAAAGTGATATGATTGCCGGAAATGTTATTCAAGAATTTTTCCCCGAATATTAGGCGACAATTAGCTTGGCCGGGTCGCGACAATTAGGTTGACCGGTTTTGGTACACTTTAGATATATCAAATTCAATAGAGAAAGATATGTCTGGAAAACCCATAACCAAGCAACAGGTTAATTTATATATGTCTTATCGTAAGGATCATAAACAAACAGCAGCCGCTGCCCAATCTGGTATGTCAGAGCGTACAGCTCGGCGTATCGAATCCGGCCAGCATTCAACCACACATCTCCCTAGGGTTTATCGAACACGCAAAGATCCATTTAATGGTGCGTTTGAAGAGCATCTAGTGCCATTGCTCAAAGCAGATCCTGAACTTCAACCCATAACTTTATTAGATCAGCTCGATACACTCATGCCAGGTAAATTTGGTCACAATCATTTACGTACGTTACAACGTCGAGTCAAAAAGTGGTTGGCAACTGAAGGGCCAGAGCAAGAAGTTATCTTTCGTCAAAAGTACATGCCAGGGTTTATGGGGATATCTGATTACACTTGGATGAACAAACTTGAAATATCTATTGCAGGCCAAGCATTTTCTCATAAGCTTTTTCATTACAAGTTAGTGTTCAGTGGCTGGACGTATGCTCAACTTGTCTTTGGTGGTGAAAGTTTCGAATCACTCTCTACAGGTTTACAAAATGCATTTTGGCGCAGTGGTGGTGTACCACAGACACACCGAACCGATAGCTTAAGTGCTGCATTCAATAATCATTATGAACAGGAAGCGTTAACTGAACGCTATCAAAAGCTATGTGCTCACTATAGCGTTGTTGCGACGCGTAACAATAAAGGTGTAGCTCATGAAAATGGTGCGATTGAAGTGGCACATAGCCATTTAAAACGAAAAGTAGATCAGCAATTACGACTACGTGGCAGTCGTGATTTCGCGACAATTACCGAGTACCAATCGTTTCTTGATGTAATTGTCGCCAAAATTAATCGCCAATGCAAAACTCGATTTGATGAAGAGCGCAAGCACTTAAATGATTTGCCTAAACGTCGTACCAACGACTTCTGCGAACAATACGTTAAAGTTACCTCTAGCAGCACCATCAGTGTTAAACGTGTGACGTATACCGTACCTTCTAGATTAATTAGTCATCGATTACTTGTACACATTTATGATACTCGGCTGGATTTATTTCTTGGTCATGAAAAAACGTTATCCCTGTCTAGAGTCTATGCTCAAGGACACTTAAGATCACGAGCAGTAGATTATAAACATGTGATCCACTCACTTGCGAAAAAGCCCAATGCGTTCAAATACTCGCAGTTACGAGAAGATTTGATCCCAGAAGGTGACTTCAGTTTGTTGTGGCAGCAGTTAACAGCAGAGCATGTTAGCGATAAAGACTGTCGTTATATGGTTGAATTATTGTTACTCGCTCATAACTATAATTGCGAGCATGCCCTTGGTCGTTATGTCTTGAAAAACCACGAGCAAGGTAAGTTTATATCTATTGATATGTGCCGTAAATTGTTTGCCCCTAGCACGCTCGTCATACCAAACATTGTCAGTCATCAACATCAAATAAGTGATTACGATATATTGCTTGGAGGGTTACATGGCTAATATTCTAAGCTTACCAATATTACTGAAAGAGCTGCGCTTAAGTGCGATAGCCAAAGAATGGGAAGTCCTTGCCCAAAAGGCTGTTTCACAGGAGTGGGAGCCTGAATTATTCCTTGCCGAGCTATGTGAACTTGAAGCTAATCATCGTCATGAAAGTCGATTAAAACGGTTACTTAAAGAGAGTAAATTACCCGTAGGTAAACAACTACATCAATATAAATTTGACGAAATAGAAGGTATTACGTCACTGCAAATGAAACAAAAAGTTAATCAGATTGACTGGCTTAGACAAGGCCATAATATCTTATTGTTTGGTGCTAGTGGTTTAGGGAAAACTCACTTAGCGTGTGCTATTGGTTACTCATTACTTGAAAAAGCAGTGCGCGTTAAATTCAGCACTAGTACAGCTATTGTTCAAGAACTCCAACGTGCAAAAGAAACGTTGGGCTTAACTGATGCCCTAAGAAAACTCGATAAATATGAGCTGTTGATATTAGATGATATCGGCTATGTGAAAAAGACTGATAGTGAAAGTCAGGTGTTGTTTGAACTGATTGCACATCGTTATGAACGAGGCAGTTTGTTGATCACATCGAATCAAGCATTCAGTGAGTGGGATAGTATATTTGGTGACAACATGATGACTGTTGCTGCTATCGACAGACTTGTTCACCACAGTGATATCTATCAAATAAAAGGAGAAAGTTACCGAAAAAAACAAGCTATGCAACTAAATTCAAATACCGGCCAAGTTAATTGACGCCAACCGGACAAGTTAGTTGACGTCTAATACCCGAAGAAGAATCCTTTATTGAGTTAGACGTAACACAATTTATATCAGAGTCAATAAACGATAGTTCAAGTTATGTGGGGTTCACATTTCGAATCAAAAATGATTTTCAGCAAGGAATATTTGCGAACGTGTTTTTTGCAGGTGAGATAACATCAGGAGCAAATATAAAGGCACAATGGACGCCTAAGTTAATTATTACAACCGTCCCTGAGCCACCAACACTAGCAATTTTAGCTCTAGGCATTATAGGATTAGCATCACGTCGATTTAATTAATAAACAATCTTAATAATTCTTCATAGTAAACTCTAGAAAACATCAATTGTAATGGTTGGTGTTTTTTCGTTTCTGGTGATTGAGAATTACGGTTTTTTCAACTGTAAACCACTACAAGAGGATTATTAATCCTTTTTAGCTCTCCATTTAACAAACTTAATTATCAATTTTAACTAAAAATACCTTCTATCGAACGACGGCTCTTGGCTCAGACTATGTGTAAAAACTCCCGAAGGAAAAATTTTATGCAACGCTACGTAAATTAATAAGTAGCTTTACATCAAATATAATACTGAATTTAATCGAAAGAGCATTTTTCCGTTGGTTTTAACCAATTACTCAAGTTTGAAATAGTTTTCACACATAGATGGGCTAGCAGTTGTCCTAAAGAGCAACCCATAGTTAATGTCAGGAAAGGCACATTGAACGTTAACATAGTCACTTAATGATGTGTTTCGAATGTTTATTAAGGTTCACTTATGCCAGTTGAAGTCAGGTTTCAACTTTATTTGGAGTGTTTTTGGTACTTTTTTAATAATTAAAACTTACTACCACATTTGTTTCTATCTTTATGTTTATGGACAAAAGTCCATTTTGCTCAACGGCATGAGTAGGTTTGTTTGGTGTTTTTTTTCGATGTCTATTTAGCTTCTACAATAAGCAAAAACAATGATGAATATTATCAATACAATGTACCGAAAAACAATGGAAATAAAATTGAAAAGACCCAATTTACGTAAGCATCAAGTAGAATAAATCACTTAAAAACACACCAACGCCTACTGTTTGGGTAACTAATAGACCCTACTCGTTGGAAGATGAGTACATTCTGTCGTTTTGATATTATGCTTGAAGTTACATCACCAGACGCTGAGAGTTATGAACGTAAAGGCAAGCAACTAAGTCTAGAATTACGTATGCGTAGCGAATTTATTGCTCATATTGAGAAAGCGAAAAAGGTAACAAAAAAATTCTCAACCGCTAGTGATGCCCAGGAACATATTACCGTATTATTAAACGTTTATAATTAGAATGTTGACACGAGAAAATCGTGTCGTGTTCAAATTCCCCGAATGCCAGTTTTCATTTTATATCAACAGGATACCTTATAAGTTACGTGTCAAAAGATAATCAATTAAGATAGGTTAACGTACATTAAAGTCACTGTTTTTCGTGTCTTTTTACTAGGTATAATTTGAAATATATAATTTAGGCTAAGGTCAAAAGTCAGAGAAAGCTAACTTTTTTTAAAAATTTAAAAATTATTCGTGTTATTCAATTTGACACGATATGGACACGAGAGTAATTTTTGCGATTATAAAGTTAATATAATAAATAGACATTAAAAGTTATTATTAATTATCAGAGAGTTATGTTTCTAGTGAAATTAGGCAGGTGTTTTCTGGGGAAATGTATGTTTTTGATATCAATTATTATATTTATATAAAATATAAGGAAATCAATAGATTGGTTGCGGGAGCCAGATTTGAACTGACGACCTTCGGGTTATGAGCCCGACGAGCTACCAGACTGCTCCATCCCGCGTCCGAATGTCCTACAATAAGTAGGAAGCCCTAAAGGTTTTAATTCTCTTTAGAAGAATTGGTTGCGGGAGCCAGATTTGAACTGACGACCTTCGGGTTATGAGCCCGACGAGCTACCAGACTGCTCCATCCCGCGTCCGAATGTCCTAATACCTTCTTAGGAAAGCCAAGTTGTTTTAATTCAAACTTAAGAATTTGATTTTATACTTATATCTTAAGTTGGTTATCGGAGCCCATATCTAATTGAGAGGGAACTGACGACCTGATTTTATACTTATATCTTAAGTTGGTTGCGGGAGCCAGATTTGAACTGACGACCTTCGGGTTATGAGCCCGACGAGCTACCAGACTGCTCCATCCCGCGTCCGAATGTCCTAATAACTTCTTAGGAAAGCCAAGTTGTTTTAATTCAAACTTAAGAATCTGATTTTATACTTATATCTTAAGTTGGTTGTGAGAGCCCATATCTAATTGAGAGGGAACTGACGACCTGATTTTATACTTATATCTTAAGTTGGTTGCGGGAGCCAGATTTGAACTGACGACCTTCGGGTTATGAGCCCGACGAGCTACCAGACTGCTCCATCCCGCGTCCGAATGTCCTAATACCTTCTTAGGAAAGCCAAGTTGTTTTAATTCAAACTTAAGAATCTGATTTTATACTTAAGCGTAAGTTGGTTATCGGAGCCCATATCTTTCGAAAGTGAACTGACGACCTGATTTTATACTTATATCTTAAGTTGGTTGCGGGAGCCAGATTTGAACTGACGACCTTCGGGTTATGAGCCCGACGAGCTACCAGACTGCTCCATCCCGCGTCCGAATGTCCTAATACCTTATTAGGAAAGCCAAGTTGTTTTAATTCAAACTTAAGAATCTGATTTTATACTTATATCTTAAGTTGGTTGTGAGAGCCCATATCTTTCGAGAGGGAACTGACGACCTGCTTTTTATACTTAAGCTTAAGTTGGTTGCGGGAGCCAGATTTGAACTGACGACCTTCGGGTTATGAGCCCGACGAGCTACCAGACTGCTCCATCCCGCGTCCGAATGGTTTAAGTATTTCCATAAAGGTTATACATAAACAAGCCATAACTGTTTTAATTCTTGTTATTAACGAATGCATTTCAAAAGCCTGAGCCCTTGAAAGCGATGCGTATCTTAAGGATAGTTACTTCACATTGCAAGGCGTTTCTTTAACATTTTTACATCTATTAAAAAAAGGCAGTTAATTGCCCTAATTGTAGTCTAAACGGTGGTTTTATGACCTTTAAAGTCTGCTAATACGGTTATTAAAAATATTTTAAAATATATATCAGTGAATATTGGTGTTTTATGCACGTCTCTATATAAGTAGTTAGCGTCTTTGTTTATAATTGCGGGCATAAATCGGTCTGGAAAACACTCATGCAGCAATTTTTAGCATTAACATCTCCTGGTATAGAAATTTTATTAGCTCAAGAGCTAAAAGATTTAAAAGCATCACAAGTCGTGCAAAAGCCTGAAGGGGTATATTTTACGGCAACAATTGAAGAGGCCTATAAAATCTGTCTCTATTGTCGTTTATCAACGCGAATTTTATTAAAACTTGCTGAAGGTGATGCTGAAAATAAAGATAAACTTTTTGCAACCGCGCAAAGTGTTAATTGGTCTGAACAATTTTCGAGTAACCATACCTTTGCTATCGACTTTGTCGGGTCAAGTGATGAAATCAGAAATACCCAGTTTGGTGCGCTTACGATAAAAGATGCGCTAGTTGATCATTTTCGTGACCAAGGTATGGATAGACCTTCTGTTGACAAAAGTTCGCCAGACATCAGTTTTCAAGCGCGTTTGTTAAGAGAAAAGGTTGTTATCTATCTTGATTTCTCTGGCCGTAGTTTATTTAAGCGTGGCTATCGCGAGCACTCGGGTGCTGCGCCATTAAAAGAGCATCTAGCGGCGGCTATTATTACTCGTTCAGGCTGGTTAGATGATACGACTAAACCGCTTGTTGATCCTATGTGTGGTTCTGGCACGATTTTAATCGAAGCTATAATGATGGCCGCAGGTTACGCGCCGGGTATCGACAGAGTAAAATGGGGATTTGATTGTTGGCTTGGTCATCAATTATACCCGTGGCAAGCACAATTAACTCAAGCTAAACAAAAATCACATCTTGGTCTTGAAGAATTAAAAGCGAAAGTTTTTGGTATTGATATTGATAGCCGAGTAATAAATACCGCACAAGTAAATGCTCGTAATGCCGGTGTTCAAAAGTTTATTGAATTTTCATGTAAAGATATCAATAATTTAAATAATGGTTTTGGCCACAATGGTACTTTTTTACTCAACCCTCCTTACGGAGAGCGTATTGGTGAATTACCAGAGCTTGTTGAAAATTTTGTTTTATTAGGTCGAAAACTAAAAGCACAATTTGTGGATTGGCGTATTGCTATTTTAACAGCGAATGTTGAATTGCTTTCGATGATGAAGCTAGCAAGTCACAAACGCTATAAATTTAAGAATGGTCCATTAGATTGTCAACTTGCTCTTTATAACGTCGATGAAAAACAAGCTTCAGGGCAAAATAACGATGCAGAATTCGAAGATAAAGATTCGGA from Colwellia sp. PAMC 20917 includes these protein-coding regions:
- a CDS encoding winged helix-turn-helix domain-containing protein, whose translation is MGNHAWVERDDLMIFFLCKFGVENSPLSKQEIADKIGVSLGSVSYRIGNFNAINGVGSATNFAKLSLKVHEQYSNFSIQKLKAIAFT
- the istA gene encoding IS21 family transposase codes for the protein MSGKPITKQQVNLYMSYRKDHKQTAAAAQSGMSERTARRIESGQHSTTHLPRVYRTRKDPFNGAFEEHLVPLLKADPELQPITLLDQLDTLMPGKFGHNHLRTLQRRVKKWLATEGPEQEVIFRQKYMPGFMGISDYTWMNKLEISIAGQAFSHKLFHYKLVFSGWTYAQLVFGGESFESLSTGLQNAFWRSGGVPQTHRTDSLSAAFNNHYEQEALTERYQKLCAHYSVVATRNNKGVAHENGAIEVAHSHLKRKVDQQLRLRGSRDFATITEYQSFLDVIVAKINRQCKTRFDEERKHLNDLPKRRTNDFCEQYVKVTSSSTISVKRVTYTVPSRLISHRLLVHIYDTRLDLFLGHEKTLSLSRVYAQGHLRSRAVDYKHVIHSLAKKPNAFKYSQLREDLIPEGDFSLLWQQLTAEHVSDKDCRYMVELLLLAHNYNCEHALGRYVLKNHEQGKFISIDMCRKLFAPSTLVIPNIVSHQHQISDYDILLGGLHG
- the istB gene encoding IS21-like element helper ATPase IstB — translated: MANILSLPILLKELRLSAIAKEWEVLAQKAVSQEWEPELFLAELCELEANHRHESRLKRLLKESKLPVGKQLHQYKFDEIEGITSLQMKQKVNQIDWLRQGHNILLFGASGLGKTHLACAIGYSLLEKAVRVKFSTSTAIVQELQRAKETLGLTDALRKLDKYELLILDDIGYVKKTDSESQVLFELIAHRYERGSLLITSNQAFSEWDSIFGDNMMTVAAIDRLVHHSDIYQIKGESYRKKQAMQLNSNTGQVN
- a CDS encoding PEP-CTERM sorting domain-containing protein, translated to MFFAGEITSGANIKAQWTPKLIITTVPEPPTLAILALGIIGLASRRFN
- the rlmKL gene encoding bifunctional 23S rRNA (guanine(2069)-N(7))-methyltransferase RlmK/23S rRNA (guanine(2445)-N(2))-methyltransferase RlmL, whose product is MQQFLALTSPGIEILLAQELKDLKASQVVQKPEGVYFTATIEEAYKICLYCRLSTRILLKLAEGDAENKDKLFATAQSVNWSEQFSSNHTFAIDFVGSSDEIRNTQFGALTIKDALVDHFRDQGMDRPSVDKSSPDISFQARLLREKVVIYLDFSGRSLFKRGYREHSGAAPLKEHLAAAIITRSGWLDDTTKPLVDPMCGSGTILIEAIMMAAGYAPGIDRVKWGFDCWLGHQLYPWQAQLTQAKQKSHLGLEELKAKVFGIDIDSRVINTAQVNARNAGVQKFIEFSCKDINNLNNGFGHNGTFLLNPPYGERIGELPELVENFVLLGRKLKAQFVDWRIAILTANVELLSMMKLASHKRYKFKNGPLDCQLALYNVDEKQASGQNNDAEFEDKDSDFGNRLLKNKKNLKSWLKKENIECYRLYDADIPEYNVAVDVYGEYLVIQEYSAPKIIEESKVAKRLQEVIYFAPKVLGVPTDKVILKTRAKQKGSDQYQRVDQSKQSMIINEHGAKLKINLWDYLDTGLFLDHRKTRQIVAQKAKNKSLLNLFAYTGSVSLQAALHGATSITTVDMSNTYLNWAQENFALNKLSGHKYQFVQADCLTWLKEHRGTYDVVFVDPPTFSNSKRMEDSFDVQSDHVALITDAMKCVAENGELIFTNNKRNFKMDFDAVAALNFEVKSISELTRDKDFQRNKHIHNSWLITRKKVTA